Genomic window (bacterium):
ATCACTACCTTTTTCCCGAAGAGTTGCAGATCTTCCGCGAGAAAAGTCTTCCCAAAGCCGCCAACTCCAATTTTTTTGATTAATTTGTATCGGTTTTCGAGAATTGTAGGGGTTTCAGTAAGTGGATTTCCACATTTCACGCAGAATAGTTCCTGAGGAGGGTTGCTCGCCCCACATATTTTACAAGTTAACTCTTCAAACTTTTGGCCACAGAAGGCGCAGAAAACTGCATTGTCTAAATTTTCTTTACCACACTTTGGACACCTTTTCATTGTGTCTTACCTATTACAGTTTCCCTTTCAGCCTCAATCAATATTATACTAACGTTGTCCGTTGTCTTTCTCTTATACGCTTCCCGAATAAGCTTTGCACAAACTTCCTCTAAATCCTCTTTCTCATCAATAACTTTTTTGATCTCCTCAGGCTCTATAACATCTGTAAGGCCATCGGAGCAGATTAGAATTTTAAACTTCGATTCAGGCGTGTTCAATTCATCGATGTGTATTTTAATACTTTCTGAATCCTTGACCCCTATTGCCTGTGTGATTGCTTTAGCTTTGGTGTTTGATACATCTCTTGTTGAGATTTCCGTTATTATGTTATCGGAAAAAATGAAAATAGGTGAATCTCCTACGTTGAAGACTATAAATCTTCCATTGTCAACAATTACTCCAGAAACAGTTCCTCCCATTTTGTCAGTCTGACTGTCCTTGTCAAGATTCAATGAGTAAACGCGATTGTTTACAACTTGAAGGGAATCAATTACGTCTTCCAGCTGGATTTGTTTCTTAGGTATAAGGTTTTTTATGAACTCTTTTTTAATCCCTTCAATAATTAGCTCTGCGGCAATTTCTCCCTTTTCATGTCCGCCGAGACCATCTGAAAGAACAAAAAGATACCGCTGATACGTTTCGGAGGTTTCTTTGATATGGGATTCCCAGTTGGTGTGGAATAAAAGGATTGCATCTTCGTTGTTTGCTCTGGCAGGTCCCTTATCGCTTATTCCTGCGTATCTTATTTTTGGTGCTCTAAATTTTTGTTCTAATTCCTTGAACCATTTTTTTAGCAATACTAAATCGCATTTCTCTTTTATAATCTCACTTTTTTTCTTTTCCCACAGCGAATCTTTTGCTCCTTTAAGCTCCGAGATAATTTTGCATATAAACTCATCAGAACTTATAAACCCTTTTTTCCTCTCTGCGGAGACCGGGAAAATAGGCCTACTTCTTTCATCAAAAATTACCTCTTCTATTTTGTCAGGATAAAAAAGATTGTGGGTAATTACCAGTTGAATCAATTTTCTTAAAAAATCGATTTTTCCTTTATCGCCGTTTTCATCCCAAATTTGTCTTATTTCTTTTATTTCCTGGGGTTTTTCAATTACTGGAACGTATTCTTTGGGTTCAACTTCGATTATGTCAACGAGGTTGCCTGAAGACGCATAAAAGCGTTGAATTGGTGATTCTACAAGGAGTTTAGTTAGATTTGGATTCACTTCCTGAAGTATTCTTCCAAATCTTTCCTTCGAGAGAATCTTGTATTTTTTATCTACAATTTCTTTCAAAGGAAAGGGGGTAAAAAAAAGACGCACGAGATTAAACCCACAGTTAGGACATACTTCAGCGGTTAATTCTACCTTAGTTCCGCATTTGGGGCAAAATTTTGAGTTGAGTTCAAAACCGCATATGACGCACTTTTCCGCTTCCATCGCATTGAAAGTATTGCATCTTGGACACTTCAAAAGCCTCATAGCTCCCTAACCTCAAAGACTAAATGCAGTTTTTTGCTAAAACTCACTACATCACCTGGGTGAAGTTTATAAGGTTTCTGAGGTTCTAATCGTTCTCCGTTAATATAGGTCCCATTGGTGCTACCGAGGTCTTCAATAGTTATTTCGCCACTTTCTTTGTCTATGGTTAACTTAGCATGTCTTCTTGATACTGTTACAGAGTTTCTAAAAGAGGAAAGGTCAACATCAGGAGTGAACTCATTGCTTTTTCTGCCTATGATAACCATTGTGATATTATTTTCTGCCAAAGGAATAGAAACAAGGTCTCCCGTTTCCTTGTCGACAAAAACATACGGACTCATCAAAATTTCGGCCTTTTGAATTGGTGCTCCGCACACTATGCAGAATTTTACTCCTGAAGGATTCCAGTGGCCGTTCGGACAGAAAATGCCTTCTTCTTCTGGTTTAACGCTGAATATGTCAAGAGCTGAAAAGCATCTTTCGCAGAATTTGACACCGCTTTTATTTTGAAAACCGCATACAGGGCACTTCATTCTTCCACCATCTTGGTTTCGTACTTTGTCATTATTCTATATTCATCAGGCAAGGACCCCTCAGCCTTTATCTTTTTGATGTTTTCTTCAACCAATTTTTTCAAGGTTTCACTTTCAAACTTCACAGCGGTTTGTACCATCGTTTGAAATATCGTTAAGGCTTCCAGTGGTTTTCCCTCATCTATATATTGTTCTGCCAGTTCTTGCTGGATGTAAAGGCTCAATCTCTCCAGGGTTTCTCTAACTTCTTCGTTAAATTGTGATACATAACTTTCCGTTACTTCAAGTACAACGTTATGTGTTTGAGTGGTTTGTCTTTCACCCAGCGTTGTTTTGTATTCTATTTCGTAATCAAAAATTTTATTGATGTAGCTTGATTCTGGCTCCGAAATAAAGAGCTGGAAAAGGAGCAATTTTTCTTTATCTCTTTCAATATTTCCAATTTCAATTATCCATTGAATTCCATCCCATAGTGGTTCAATTTTCTTGATTTGAGGAGTTACTAAAAAAACTGGAGAAACCTCAGACATTCGAACATTTTTTTCCAACCTGACCTTCAATGATACATCGCGGTAAGCTACATTTTTGATACTTTGAAATTCCTTCACGAACCTCTCCTTTAAATCTTCTGGGTTTTCCACGAAATACATTTTTCCGCCGGAGAGGTCTGCAATCTCTTCGAGTAGCTTAGGATCCCATTTTCTTCCTAAACCAATAGTGGAAATGTTTATTCCCTTTTTTCTTGCCTCTCGGGCAAGATCTAAACAGCGCTTATTGTCCCCATGTTCGTTTTTACCATCGGTAAGCAAGATCATCCAGCTTAGCACATCTGAAGCCCTGAACTTTTCAGCCTCCTGAATACCTAAGTCGATTCCTTCGTCTATGCAGGTTCCCCCAATGGGAAAGATATCTTCAACCCTTGTTCGGATTTCTTTCCTGTGAGAAGCGGGGGTATTTGAAACCAAGACCCTGGCTTCCGAATCAAATAGTATGATACTTATGTGGTCTTCATCATCCAAAATTTGAAGTATTTCCCTCACTGCCTTTTTTAGGTTTTCTAATGGGTCTCCTTCCATCGAAGCGCTTTTGTCAAGCACGAGGATGAGGTTTACCTTAGGAAGGGAAGGCAATTCCAGCGGTCGAATCTTAACGAGGAGAAACCGCTGTTCTTCAAAGGGAAGATTTTTCGTTATTGTCGGATTATCCCACACGTAAGAAAGAATAACGGATTCTTTCGACTTAAAAAGTGCCATAATGTAAAAAATTATAAGTTATTCTTTTTTAACATTCAACAGGTTTAATTCCAAAATCTTAGAAGCCTGTGTACTTAGAGGAAATTCTGTGACTATCCTTTCTGCAATTTCCTTGGCTTTTTCCCTCTCATTTAAATGGAAGAGGTAAACCAGCATTTGAGCATAGAGGGCCTTTAGCCTCACCTCCTCACTTTTCGCATTATCCGTTAATTCCTCGTATATTTTCAAAGCCTTTTCAGGATTTTTGAGATCGTAGAGAAACAATTCTGCTTTGCGAAGTTTGCTTTCGTCGGATTCACCGAGAGAGTCCGATGAAACTTCCAGTATGGTGCGGTATCTTAATTCAACCTCTTCTCTAATGCTTTGAGGTATAGGGAAGTTTCTTAAGTCCTGATATATAGAAAGAGCTAAGTTTAAGCTGTCCAGCGTTTCCATGATTTTCCCTTTAAGGAAAAGTGATTTGAAATAAACTGAATCCCTAATAGAGGTTTCTTCAATGCTTTTTAGCTCGGTTAAGGCTTGTTCATAAAGACCTCTCTGTGTCAGTATCCTCGCTTTTTCATACTTTACGATTCGGTACTGAAGCGAATTTTCAGGAAAGACAGCCTCTTCAAGTACTTTGACGCTTTGCTCGTAATCTCCTTTTTTTGCAAGTAAATCCGCTCTGGTAGTAAGCAGATATACCATTTCATTATCACTGACAGCAAGTTTTTCCAGCTGTCTCAAAAGATTTTCTGCTATATCGGTATCTCCAACCTTTACTGCGCAATCCAAGGCAAGGGTGTATATCATTTTCCTCGAAGGGTTCTTTTGCAGTGTTTTCCAGTTTTCCTTTACGAGGTTTAAGAGGTCGCGATATTCACCATTGGCGTAAAGGAGTTTAGCTTTTACTACAAGAAAATCAGGGTCCTTTGTTAGTTCAGGATTTCTCTTTATTGCTGTTATTGCTTCATCTGTATAGTTTATCAAAATTAAGAGGTCAATATATTCCAAAAGGGCTTTTTTGTGGTATTTTGAATCTGGGAAGTATTTGAATAGCTCTTCAAATTTTATTTTTGCTTGTGTATAATTGCCCAGCCTTTTATAAGCAATTGCGGTGTAAAATAGAGCATCGTCTACATATTGTGAGGATTTGTAATATTCGAAAATTTTAGAACTTTTTTCTATAACTTTGTTGTAGCGGGTTGTAGCTTCACGGGTTAGTTGACCTTGCTCTTTATAGATTTTTTCTGCCTCTTTGAAGTATATTTTTATGTTGTAAAAGGTATTAAAATAGGCACAGGAAGTAGTAAAAAGTGTGATTAAAATCAGTGATTTTCGAAGAGCCATTTCAAGAAGTTTTCCTCCCTTTGTAAAAAGTGGGTTGTTCTTCCTTTTTCTAAGATTTTAAAATAAAGATCGCGCTTATCTCTTGGGACATTTTTTGAAGGAATGTTAAGTACTTGAAATCTCAAGTATTCCCCGTCTTTTCTGAGGATTTCAATCTCGTCACCTATTTTTACCTCATAGGAAAGTTTTTTCTCTATTCCATTTATTTTTATAACTAAATTCCTTGCCTTTGACCGAGAATCTAAGATGCCAACCTTTTTCAGGAAAAGGTCTATCCTCAAAATTCTTTTATTTCAATAAATGTCTTTTTCTTTAAGTCTTCTATGAGATTAGCTAATTCTTCCTGCAGTTTAATATTTTCAATGTATTGCTTGATGTTGTTTTGTACTTCGGAGAATTCGGGGGTTTTACCTATTTTTATGTCGTTCACCTTTACCACGTGATAGCCATTTTGTCCCTTAATGATGAGGATATCACCAACTTTTGCATTGGATAGTTTTTGTTTAAATTCGTTAGGCAGATTGGTATAAGGTATCCAGCCGAGGTCCCCGCCCAAGTCTTTTGTATCCTCATCATCAGAATAAGTTTTTGCCAAAGTTTCAAAGTCCTGTTTCTGGACTTCGATTTTGTTTTTTATGGATTGTGCTTTTTGATAAGCTTTATTCCATTCCTCTGCTTTTGGCTCTACTTTTACTAGAATGTGTTTCAATTCGTAAGTATTTTGCGTCTTGTTTAACAGTTTAAAAATATGATAGCCATAATCTCCCCTAATTGGTTCCGATACCTCTCCAGGGTTTAATTTATCCAGCTTTTCTTGTACTTCAGGTGGAAAGAAGTTTTTGGGTATCGTACCTATTTTTCCACCGTATGATGCGGATTCTCTATCATCAGAATATCTATTAGCTAAGTCTTCAAAGTTAGCCCCTTTCTTTATCTGATTGTAAAGTGATTGGGCTTTCTTGAGAGCCGCTGATTCTTGAGCAGAATCCACACTCACCTTTATTAAAATGTGGGAAATTCTATAAAGGTCAGGTTCTTTAAGGGAGTCTTTGTATTGATCGTAAAAGTTTCTTATTTCCTGAGGGGTGACTTGTATTTTAGGCCTTACGTATTTATCTATGTACCTTTGTACAAGGATTTCATCCGAAATATTTTCTCTGTACATCTCCTTAAGGGCTTCTCTTGTGAGACCTTGGCTTTTGAGTATTTCTTCGAAGTTTTCAGTCCCGTATTGCTGTTCTAATAGCTTAATCCTCTCTTCAAGGGCCCGATTTATTTCTTCTGCTCCTGGCCTTGCAATGGTTGTATCCTTTTTGGCTGTCTGTAAGATTAGTTTGTTATTTATCAATTCATGTAGTATTGATTGTTTAAGTTCCTTTTCACTTAGATTTGGGTAGAAATTTTTGTAATTTTCGTAAAGTTCGTTTAGTTCTGAGAGTGTTATCACTTCGTCACCAACTCTTGCGACTACTTTATCCTCAATAGTAGCTGTTTGGGCATATATAAAACCGGAAAAAAGCAAGGCAATAAAAGCACCCTTTCTCATTTTGTATTTACCTCCGAGAATTTATACTTGGTCTGTAATGCGCTCAAAATAGAGTCTCTGAGCTGGATTTGTTTCAACGAAACTAAAGCTTTGTAAAGAAAATCTTTTATTTCATTTTCACTAATTTCGTCTTTTTTAATGTTTAAAACTTTTATTAGTGCATAGTAACCAGATTGCTCGAGGGGTACAGGCTCAGAAATTTCTCCAATCTTTAAGTTGTTTATGGTATTAAAAAGGTTTTCTCCATAAGTGTAATAGATGACTCCTAAATTTTCACTCAAAGGCGCAACCTGAACTTCCTGTGGATTGAGTTTGTTTACTTCTGAGACAATAACGGGGTATGGATTGTATAAAATTTCTCTGTACTGAGCGGCTTTAGATGGGTCGGCATAGTACAAAACCACCATATCAATCTTTTTCGAGAAATATGGCCTGGTTTTTTGCAACTCTTGATTTATCTCATTTTCGGTTACATTCACATTTTGAAGTTTCTCATTCAAATAGTATTGACTTACCACTTTAATCGTTGTCACTTTGATCTGGGCTTTTAGGTCTTCTCTATTTAATAGACCTTCATCCTTAGATGCTTTGTAAAGTAAAACTTCTTTTGCATACTGTTTTAATATCTCGTCTCTAACTCTCGGGTCACCTTTAAAACCTTCTGGAGTTTGTATATCCAATTCCTGTTCAGTAATGGTTATACCGTCAATTTTTGCAATTACTTTGCCTTTTTCCTTTTTACAGCTCATTAGGCTAATCGAAATAATTAGCCCGGCAAAAAATAATTTTCTTAACATAAACACCTCCACCTTTGTTTAGCAAAAGTTTAAGCCCACTTTCTCAAGAATTCAATATCGAGGCCTCTTTTGAACTTTTTAGTTCCCTCATCGGTTTCAAAAATCAATTCAGAGGGCCCGATTACTACGCCTTTTACGTTTTCCTTGCTTGCTGTCAAAATTTTAATTCTTTGTACATAAAAGAGTTCTTCGACTTCGGGGGGAATAGGGCCAAATCTATCAAGGAGTTCTTCTTTCAATTTTTTAAGTTGCTCTTCTGTTTTAGCATCTG
Coding sequences:
- a CDS encoding protein phosphatase 2C domain-containing protein, whose amino-acid sequence is MRLLKCPRCNTFNAMEAEKCVICGFELNSKFCPKCGTKVELTAEVCPNCGFNLVRLFFTPFPLKEIVDKKYKILSKERFGRILQEVNPNLTKLLVESPIQRFYASSGNLVDIIEVEPKEYVPVIEKPQEIKEIRQIWDENGDKGKIDFLRKLIQLVITHNLFYPDKIEEVIFDERSRPIFPVSAERKKGFISSDEFICKIISELKGAKDSLWEKKKSEIIKEKCDLVLLKKWFKELEQKFRAPKIRYAGISDKGPARANNEDAILLFHTNWESHIKETSETYQRYLFVLSDGLGGHEKGEIAAELIIEGIKKEFIKNLIPKKQIQLEDVIDSLQVVNNRVYSLNLDKDSQTDKMGGTVSGVIVDNGRFIVFNVGDSPIFIFSDNIITEISTRDVSNTKAKAITQAIGVKDSESIKIHIDELNTPESKFKILICSDGLTDVIEPEEIKKVIDEKEDLEEVCAKLIREAYKRKTTDNVSIILIEAERETVIGKTQ
- a CDS encoding FHA domain-containing protein: MKCPVCGFQNKSGVKFCERCFSALDIFSVKPEEEGIFCPNGHWNPSGVKFCIVCGAPIQKAEILMSPYVFVDKETGDLVSIPLAENNITMVIIGRKSNEFTPDVDLSSFRNSVTVSRRHAKLTIDKESGEITIEDLGSTNGTYINGERLEPQKPYKLHPGDVVSFSKKLHLVFEVREL
- a CDS encoding VWA domain-containing protein, which encodes MALFKSKESVILSYVWDNPTITKNLPFEEQRFLLVKIRPLELPSLPKVNLILVLDKSASMEGDPLENLKKAVREILQILDDEDHISIILFDSEARVLVSNTPASHRKEIRTRVEDIFPIGGTCIDEGIDLGIQEAEKFRASDVLSWMILLTDGKNEHGDNKRCLDLAREARKKGINISTIGLGRKWDPKLLEEIADLSGGKMYFVENPEDLKERFVKEFQSIKNVAYRDVSLKVRLEKNVRMSEVSPVFLVTPQIKKIEPLWDGIQWIIEIGNIERDKEKLLLFQLFISEPESSYINKIFDYEIEYKTTLGERQTTQTHNVVLEVTESYVSQFNEEVRETLERLSLYIQQELAEQYIDEGKPLEALTIFQTMVQTAVKFESETLKKLVEENIKKIKAEGSLPDEYRIMTKYETKMVEE
- a CDS encoding tetratricopeptide repeat protein is translated as MALRKSLILITLFTTSCAYFNTFYNIKIYFKEAEKIYKEQGQLTREATTRYNKVIEKSSKIFEYYKSSQYVDDALFYTAIAYKRLGNYTQAKIKFEELFKYFPDSKYHKKALLEYIDLLILINYTDEAITAIKRNPELTKDPDFLVVKAKLLYANGEYRDLLNLVKENWKTLQKNPSRKMIYTLALDCAVKVGDTDIAENLLRQLEKLAVSDNEMVYLLTTRADLLAKKGDYEQSVKVLEEAVFPENSLQYRIVKYEKARILTQRGLYEQALTELKSIEETSIRDSVYFKSLFLKGKIMETLDSLNLALSIYQDLRNFPIPQSIREEVELRYRTILEVSSDSLGESDESKLRKAELFLYDLKNPEKALKIYEELTDNAKSEEVRLKALYAQMLVYLFHLNEREKAKEIAERIVTEFPLSTQASKILELNLLNVKKE
- a CDS encoding S4 domain-containing protein, with translation MRIDLFLKKVGILDSRSKARNLVIKINGIEKKLSYEVKIGDEIEILRKDGEYLRFQVLNIPSKNVPRDKRDLYFKILEKGRTTHFLQREENFLKWLFENH
- a CDS encoding peptidylprolyl isomerase translates to MRKGAFIALLFSGFIYAQTATIEDKVVARVGDEVITLSELNELYENYKNFYPNLSEKELKQSILHELINNKLILQTAKKDTTIARPGAEEINRALEERIKLLEQQYGTENFEEILKSQGLTREALKEMYRENISDEILVQRYIDKYVRPKIQVTPQEIRNFYDQYKDSLKEPDLYRISHILIKVSVDSAQESAALKKAQSLYNQIKKGANFEDLANRYSDDRESASYGGKIGTIPKNFFPPEVQEKLDKLNPGEVSEPIRGDYGYHIFKLLNKTQNTYELKHILVKVEPKAEEWNKAYQKAQSIKNKIEVQKQDFETLAKTYSDDEDTKDLGGDLGWIPYTNLPNEFKQKLSNAKVGDILIIKGQNGYHVVKVNDIKIGKTPEFSEVQNNIKQYIENIKLQEELANLIEDLKKKTFIEIKEF